One Nocardia farcinica genomic region harbors:
- the ctaC gene encoding aa3-type cytochrome oxidase subunit II produces the protein MAHKASEEIGARPVRGRQGRILRRAGLAVSLGITAMLVSGCSIDNVWLRFGWPSGVTPQATRMRELWTWSIIAALAMGVLVWGLTFWTVVFHRKKKDSPEFPRQTGYNVPLELTYTAIPFVIIAVLFYFTVVVQNYVHEKVADPDVTVDVTAFQWNWKFGYREVDFKDGGYQFNGIDTAREEAAQAQLKEYEERVDTEHGHPQPGPVHGKPENDILSYLHYDTVETVGTSTEIPVLVLPTGKVIEFQLAAADVIHAFWVPEFLFKRDVMPNPKENHSDNVFQITEIEKEGAFVGRCAEMCGTYHSMMNFEVRAVSPEKFTRYLDERRAGKTNAEALQAIGESPVATSTRPFNTDRTVKSAAAPEAE, from the coding sequence GTGGCGCACAAGGCGAGCGAAGAGATCGGGGCACGACCCGTTCGGGGTCGGCAGGGCCGCATCCTTCGGCGGGCCGGGCTGGCGGTGTCCTTGGGGATCACCGCGATGCTCGTCTCGGGCTGCTCGATCGACAATGTTTGGCTGCGGTTCGGCTGGCCCTCGGGCGTCACGCCGCAGGCGACCCGGATGCGGGAGCTGTGGACCTGGTCGATCATCGCCGCGCTGGCGATGGGCGTGCTGGTCTGGGGTCTGACCTTCTGGACCGTCGTCTTCCACCGCAAGAAGAAGGACTCGCCGGAGTTCCCGCGCCAGACCGGCTACAACGTGCCGCTGGAGCTGACCTACACGGCGATCCCGTTCGTCATCATCGCGGTGCTGTTCTACTTCACCGTCGTCGTGCAGAACTACGTGCACGAGAAGGTGGCCGACCCGGACGTCACCGTCGACGTGACCGCCTTCCAGTGGAACTGGAAGTTCGGTTACCGCGAGGTCGACTTCAAGGACGGCGGCTACCAGTTCAACGGCATCGACACCGCCCGTGAGGAAGCCGCGCAGGCGCAGCTGAAGGAGTACGAGGAGCGGGTCGACACCGAGCACGGCCACCCGCAGCCCGGCCCGGTGCACGGCAAGCCGGAGAACGACATCCTCTCCTACCTGCACTACGACACCGTCGAGACCGTGGGCACCAGCACCGAGATCCCCGTCCTGGTGCTGCCGACCGGCAAGGTCATCGAGTTCCAGCTCGCCGCCGCCGACGTCATCCACGCCTTCTGGGTGCCGGAGTTCCTGTTCAAGCGCGACGTGATGCCGAACCCGAAGGAGAACCACTCCGACAACGTCTTCCAGATCACCGAGATCGAGAAGGAAGGCGCCTTCGTCGGCCGCTGCGCGGAGATGTGCGGCACCTACCACTCGATGATGAACTTCGAGGTCCGGGCGGTCTCGCCGGAGAAGTTCACCCGCTACCTGGACGAGCGTCGCGCGGGCAAGACCAACGCCGAGGCGCTGCAGGCGATCGGCGAGTCCCCGGTGGCGACCTCCACCCGCCCGTTCAACACCGACCGGACTGTCAAGAGCGCGGCCGCGCCCGAGGCCGAGTGA
- the asnB gene encoding asparagine synthase (glutamine-hydrolyzing), producing MCGLLGFLTADAATSEVVDQVYNALHCMRHRGPDERGTWHDDHLVFGFNRLSIIDIEHSHQPLRWGPPENPERYALTFNGEIYNYLELREELAAAHAAKFGDAPMFRTEGDSEAIVAAYHYWGAEAVAKLRGMFGFAIWDTQTRELFLARDPFGIKPLFLATGPGGTAFGSEKKSLLDLLPALRLSDDLDPRALEHYTVLQYVPEPETLHKGIRRLESGTYAVVRPGAAPQVTRYFTPRFPVRPFAPGSAQTRYNEIAAALEDSVAKHMRADVTVGSFLSGGIDSTAVAALAMRHNPNLIAFTTGFEREGYSEVDVAAESAAAIGARHIVKVVSPAEFAAAIPEIVWYLDDPVADPALVPLYFVAKEARKHVKVVLSGEGADELFGGYTIYREPLSLRPFEYLPKGLRRLAGRLSERIPDGTRGKSLLHRGSLTLEERYYGNARSFNDAQLRAVLREFRPEWTHQDVTAPIYAQSRGWDPVARMQHLDLFTWLRGDILVKADKMTMANSLELRVPFLDTEVRRVAEQLPFDQKITKHTTKYALRQALEGIVPAHVLHRAKLGFPVPLRHWLRGTELYDWAHTQIAESQTDHLLDKAAITAMLVEHRAGRADHSRRLWTLLVFMVWHGIFVEDRIKPDIQEPVYPVTL from the coding sequence GTGTGCGGACTGCTCGGATTCCTGACAGCTGACGCGGCGACATCCGAGGTGGTGGACCAGGTCTACAACGCGCTGCACTGCATGCGCCACCGTGGACCGGACGAACGTGGCACCTGGCACGACGACCACCTCGTCTTCGGGTTCAACCGCCTGTCGATCATCGACATCGAGCACTCCCACCAGCCGCTGCGCTGGGGTCCGCCGGAGAACCCGGAGCGCTACGCGCTGACCTTCAACGGCGAGATCTACAACTACCTGGAGCTGCGCGAGGAACTCGCGGCCGCGCACGCGGCCAAATTCGGCGACGCACCCATGTTCCGCACCGAGGGCGACAGCGAGGCGATCGTCGCCGCCTACCACTACTGGGGCGCCGAGGCGGTGGCCAAGCTGCGCGGCATGTTCGGCTTCGCCATCTGGGACACCCAGACCCGCGAGCTGTTCCTGGCCCGCGATCCGTTCGGTATCAAGCCGCTGTTCCTGGCCACCGGCCCCGGCGGCACGGCGTTCGGCAGCGAGAAGAAGAGCCTGCTCGACCTGCTGCCCGCGCTGCGCCTGTCCGACGACCTGGACCCCCGCGCGCTCGAGCACTACACGGTGCTGCAGTACGTGCCCGAGCCGGAAACCCTGCACAAGGGCATCCGCAGGCTCGAGTCGGGCACCTACGCGGTGGTGCGGCCGGGCGCGGCGCCGCAGGTGACCCGCTACTTCACCCCGCGCTTCCCGGTGCGCCCGTTCGCTCCCGGCTCGGCGCAGACCCGCTACAACGAGATCGCGGCCGCGCTAGAGGACTCCGTCGCCAAGCACATGCGCGCCGACGTGACCGTCGGCTCGTTCCTGTCCGGCGGCATCGACTCCACCGCGGTGGCGGCGCTGGCCATGCGGCACAACCCGAACCTGATCGCCTTCACCACCGGGTTCGAGCGCGAGGGCTACTCCGAGGTGGACGTGGCCGCCGAGAGCGCCGCGGCGATCGGGGCGCGCCACATCGTCAAGGTGGTCTCCCCCGCCGAGTTCGCCGCCGCCATCCCCGAGATCGTGTGGTACCTCGACGACCCGGTGGCCGATCCCGCGCTGGTGCCGCTGTACTTCGTGGCCAAGGAGGCACGCAAGCACGTCAAGGTGGTGCTGTCCGGCGAGGGCGCCGACGAGCTGTTCGGCGGCTACACCATCTATCGGGAGCCGTTGTCGCTCCGGCCGTTCGAGTACCTGCCCAAGGGGCTGCGCCGACTGGCCGGGCGGCTGTCGGAGCGCATCCCGGACGGTACCCGGGGCAAGAGCCTGCTGCATCGTGGTTCGCTCACCCTCGAGGAGCGCTACTACGGCAACGCGCGCAGCTTCAACGACGCCCAGCTGCGGGCGGTGCTGCGCGAGTTCCGGCCGGAGTGGACCCACCAGGACGTCACCGCCCCGATCTACGCGCAGTCGCGCGGCTGGGATCCGGTGGCCCGGATGCAGCACCTGGACCTGTTCACCTGGTTGCGCGGCGACATCCTGGTCAAGGCCGACAAGATGACGATGGCCAACTCGCTGGAGCTGCGGGTGCCGTTCCTCGACACCGAGGTGCGCCGGGTCGCCGAGCAGCTGCCCTTCGACCAGAAGATCACCAAGCACACCACCAAGTACGCGCTGCGCCAGGCGCTCGAGGGCATCGTGCCCGCGCATGTGCTGCACCGGGCCAAGCTCGGCTTCCCGGTGCCGCTGCGGCACTGGCTGCGCGGCACCGAACTCTACGACTGGGCGCACACCCAGATCGCCGAGTCGCAGACCGACCACCTGCTGGACAAGGCCGCGATCACCGCGATGCTCGTCGAGCACCGCGCGGGCCGCGCCGACCACAGCCGACGCCTGTGGACGCTGCTGGTCTTCATGGTCTGGCACGGCATCTTCGTCGAGGACCGCATCAAGCCGGACATCCAGGAACCGGTCTACCCGGTCACCCTCTGA
- a CDS encoding carbohydrate kinase family protein, giving the protein MSIAVSASIATDHLMRFPGRFADVLLADQLDHVSLSFLVDDLQIRRGGVAGNIAFAMGVLNRSPLLVGAVGADFGEYRAWLEKHGVDCSTVHVSDRAHTARFVCTTDDDMAQIASFYPGAMSEARDISIAELAGSKQLDLVLIGANDPEAMLRHTDECRELGIPFAADPSQQLARLDGDQAVRLIDGAAYLFTNKYEWGLLLQKTGLSEAEVAARVGIRVTTLGAEGVLVVDADGSEVRVGVVPEREKVEPTGVGDAFRAGFLTGHTAGLSLERAAQLGSLVAVLVLETMGTQEWTLNKDDALDRLTQAYGPDAAADIKPLL; this is encoded by the coding sequence GTGTCTATCGCCGTGTCCGCGTCCATCGCGACCGACCACCTCATGCGCTTTCCCGGACGGTTCGCCGATGTGCTGCTGGCCGACCAGCTCGACCATGTCTCGCTGAGCTTCCTCGTCGACGATCTGCAGATCCGCCGTGGCGGCGTCGCGGGCAACATCGCCTTCGCGATGGGCGTGCTCAATCGCTCGCCGCTGCTCGTGGGCGCGGTCGGCGCCGATTTCGGCGAGTACCGGGCGTGGCTGGAGAAGCACGGCGTGGACTGCTCCACCGTGCACGTCTCCGACCGGGCACACACCGCCCGGTTCGTGTGCACCACAGACGACGACATGGCCCAGATCGCCTCGTTCTACCCGGGTGCGATGAGCGAGGCCCGCGACATCTCCATCGCCGAACTGGCCGGGAGCAAGCAACTCGATCTGGTGCTGATCGGCGCCAACGACCCCGAGGCGATGCTGCGCCACACCGACGAGTGCCGGGAACTGGGCATTCCGTTCGCGGCCGACCCGTCCCAGCAGCTGGCCCGCCTCGACGGCGACCAGGCCGTGCGGCTCATCGACGGCGCCGCCTATCTGTTCACCAACAAGTACGAGTGGGGCCTGCTGCTGCAGAAGACCGGCCTGAGCGAGGCCGAGGTCGCCGCCCGGGTCGGCATCCGGGTGACCACCCTCGGCGCCGAGGGCGTGCTCGTGGTCGACGCCGACGGCAGCGAAGTGCGCGTCGGTGTGGTGCCCGAGCGCGAGAAGGTCGAACCGACGGGTGTCGGCGACGCCTTCCGCGCCGGCTTCCTCACCGGCCACACCGCGGGCCTGAGCCTCGAGCGTGCCGCCCAGCTCGGCTCGCTGGTCGCCGTGCTCGTCCTGGAGACGATGGGCACCCAGGAATGGACGCTCAACAAGGACGACGCCCTCGACCGGCTCACCCAGGCGTACGGCCCCGACGCCGCCGCCGACATCAAGCCCCTGCTCTGA
- a CDS encoding HesB/IscA family protein: MTVQNETTTHGVTLTDAAAAKAKALLDQEGRDDLALRIAVQPGGCAGLRYQLFFDDRSLDGDLTADFGGVTLAVDRMSAPYVQGASIDFVDTIEKQGFTIDNPNATGSCACGDSFN, encoded by the coding sequence ATGACTGTGCAGAACGAGACGACCACCCACGGTGTGACTCTGACCGACGCCGCTGCCGCCAAGGCCAAGGCGCTGCTGGATCAGGAAGGCCGCGACGACCTGGCGCTGCGGATCGCCGTGCAGCCGGGCGGCTGTGCCGGTCTGCGCTACCAGCTCTTCTTCGACGACCGCAGCCTCGACGGTGACCTGACCGCCGACTTCGGCGGCGTCACCCTGGCCGTCGACCGGATGAGCGCCCCCTACGTGCAGGGTGCGTCGATCGACTTCGTCGACACCATCGAGAAGCAGGGTTTCACCATCGACAACCCGAACGCCACCGGCTCCTGCGCCTGCGGCGATTCCTTCAACTGA
- a CDS encoding DUF3043 domain-containing protein yields the protein MKFFRRGQAGTTDATAESTADATGGPAVTTTKTSPTTTPGKGRPTPKRREAQGKRRGPVAPAPLTAKEARARRKATRGTREERKAAAAERRLAAQERRARMLAGEDKYLLPRDQGPVRAFVRDIVDARRNLVGLFMPMALVLILSMFAAPGLQTIVTLVMLVMMLFMAIEGVLLGRLVNNRVLEKFPDTTDTGFKLGWYAFVRASQIRKMRAPKPRVGPGDPV from the coding sequence GTGAAGTTCTTCCGTCGCGGCCAGGCCGGCACCACCGACGCGACCGCCGAATCGACGGCGGACGCGACCGGCGGCCCGGCCGTCACCACCACGAAAACCAGTCCGACCACGACGCCCGGCAAGGGCCGCCCCACCCCCAAACGGCGTGAGGCGCAAGGCAAGCGGCGCGGCCCGGTCGCGCCCGCCCCGCTGACCGCGAAGGAGGCGCGGGCGCGACGCAAGGCCACCCGTGGCACCCGCGAGGAGCGCAAGGCCGCCGCCGCCGAGCGCAGGCTGGCCGCGCAGGAGCGGCGCGCCAGGATGCTGGCCGGCGAGGACAAGTACCTGCTGCCCCGCGATCAGGGCCCGGTGCGCGCCTTCGTGCGCGACATCGTCGACGCCCGGCGCAACCTGGTCGGCCTGTTCATGCCGATGGCACTGGTGCTGATCCTGTCGATGTTCGCCGCACCCGGCCTACAGACCATCGTGACGTTGGTCATGCTCGTGATGATGCTGTTCATGGCGATCGAGGGCGTGCTGCTGGGCAGGCTGGTCAACAACCGGGTGCTGGAGAAGTTCCCCGACACCACCGACACCGGCTTCAAGCTCGGCTGGTACGCCTTCGTGCGCGCCTCGCAGATCCGCAAGATGCGCGCGCCCAAGCCCCGCGTCGGGCCGGGCGATCCGGTCTGA
- a CDS encoding helix-turn-helix domain-containing protein translates to MLSKVAVPLFEKLAMFEFGVVCEVFGLDRTADGLPGFDFKVCGAEPGKPLRSTTPGVTVTPEYDLAELARADLVAVPAAPVSALTGDLDPQLVEAVRAAADAGATVLTVCSGAFVAGAAGLLDGRKCTTHWRYVDQLAARYPKATVDPDVLFVDEGDLITSAGTAAGIDACLHLVRREIGSAAANGIARRMVVPPQRDGGQRQFIERPVADCEADSLGETLLWMSEHLELPHTVESLAARASMSTRTFARRFAAETGTTPVKWLTNQRVLRAEHLLEETDLGLEQIAARCGFGSGALLRHHFQRQVGIAPTEYRRRFGRRPS, encoded by the coding sequence ATGCTGTCGAAGGTCGCGGTCCCGCTGTTCGAGAAGCTGGCCATGTTCGAGTTCGGCGTGGTGTGCGAGGTGTTCGGCCTCGACCGCACCGCCGACGGCCTGCCGGGCTTCGACTTCAAGGTCTGCGGCGCCGAACCCGGCAAACCGCTGCGGTCCACCACCCCGGGCGTCACCGTCACCCCGGAATACGACCTGGCCGAACTCGCCCGAGCCGATCTGGTGGCGGTGCCCGCCGCGCCGGTCAGCGCGCTCACCGGCGACCTCGACCCCCAGCTGGTCGAGGCGGTCCGGGCGGCCGCGGACGCGGGAGCGACGGTGCTCACGGTGTGCTCGGGCGCGTTCGTGGCCGGCGCGGCCGGACTCCTGGACGGCCGCAAGTGCACCACCCACTGGCGCTACGTCGATCAGCTCGCCGCCCGCTACCCGAAGGCCACCGTCGACCCCGACGTCCTGTTCGTCGACGAGGGCGATCTGATCACCAGCGCGGGCACCGCCGCGGGCATCGATGCCTGCCTGCACCTGGTGCGCCGCGAGATCGGCAGCGCCGCCGCCAACGGCATCGCGCGCCGGATGGTGGTGCCGCCGCAGCGCGACGGCGGTCAGCGTCAGTTCATCGAACGCCCGGTCGCCGACTGCGAGGCCGACAGTCTGGGCGAGACACTGCTGTGGATGAGCGAGCACCTCGAGCTGCCGCACACCGTCGAGAGCCTGGCGGCCCGCGCCAGCATGTCGACCCGCACCTTCGCCCGCCGCTTCGCCGCCGAGACCGGCACCACCCCGGTCAAGTGGCTGACCAATCAGCGCGTGCTGCGCGCCGAGCACCTGCTCGAGGAGACCGATCTGGGCCTGGAGCAGATCGCGGCCCGCTGCGGCTTCGGGTCCGGCGCGCTGCTGCGCCACCACTTCCAGCGCCAGGTCGGCATCGCCCCCACCGAATATCGCCGCCGGTTCGGACGGCGACCCTCCTGA
- the cobU gene encoding bifunctional adenosylcobinamide kinase/adenosylcobinamide-phosphate guanylyltransferase, with product MADGVTRRTLVLGGARSGKSAFAERLAGESATVRYLATAVLDPADTDFADRVAGHRARRPAHWTTVDSADPATVLTAEPGFPGATLVDDLGTWLTARIDALDAWDAPRGTVAPAADALVAAVRDYPGRLVIVSPEVGMGVVPATRSGRLFRDEIGALNQALAAVCEEAYLVVAGLPLRLK from the coding sequence GTGGCGGATGGTGTGACGCGGCGGACGCTGGTGCTCGGCGGGGCGCGGTCCGGGAAATCGGCCTTCGCCGAGCGCCTGGCGGGCGAATCGGCGACGGTGCGGTACCTGGCCACCGCCGTGCTCGACCCGGCCGACACCGATTTCGCCGACCGCGTCGCCGGGCACCGGGCCCGCCGCCCGGCGCACTGGACGACGGTCGACAGTGCCGATCCCGCAACCGTTCTCACCGCCGAGCCGGGCTTTCCCGGGGCGACACTCGTCGACGACCTCGGCACCTGGCTGACCGCGCGCATCGACGCGCTCGACGCCTGGGACGCCCCGCGCGGCACCGTCGCCCCCGCGGCCGACGCACTGGTGGCCGCGGTGCGCGACTACCCGGGCCGCTTGGTGATCGTCAGCCCGGAGGTGGGCATGGGCGTCGTCCCGGCGACCCGCTCGGGACGGCTGTTCCGCGACGAGATCGGCGCCCTCAACCAGGCGCTCGCGGCCGTCTGCGAGGAGGCGTATCTGGTCGTCGCCGGCCTGCCGCTGCGACTGAAATGA
- the cobT gene encoding nicotinate-nucleotide--dimethylbenzimidazole phosphoribosyltransferase produces the protein MTHGFGPVAPPDARIRAEAEQRQARLTKPAGSLGRLERLGNWVAACQGVCPPRQFERARVVVFAGDHGVAGHGVSAYPSEVTAQMVANFLAGGAAVNALARVADATVRVVDIAVDADTDPAVSGHKVRRSSGRIDREDALSGEEVEAALAAGRAIADEEIDAGADLLIAGDMGIGNTTPATVLIATLTDTEPVAAVGRGTGVDDAGWIRKVAAIRDAMRRARPVHKDPVDLLRVAASADIAATAGFLAQAAVRRTPVLLDGVVVTAAALVAEDLAAGASAWWLAGHRSTEPAHALALRQLRLDPLIDMEMRLGEGSGALTALPILRAAVAALAEMATFDEAGVSTAAPTAAESALNLRK, from the coding sequence GTGACACACGGATTCGGACCGGTTGCGCCCCCCGACGCGCGGATCCGCGCGGAGGCCGAACAGCGGCAGGCTCGCCTGACCAAACCGGCCGGGTCACTGGGCAGGCTGGAACGGCTGGGCAACTGGGTGGCGGCCTGCCAGGGCGTGTGTCCGCCCCGGCAGTTCGAGCGGGCCCGCGTGGTGGTGTTCGCCGGGGATCACGGGGTGGCCGGGCACGGCGTCTCGGCCTATCCGAGCGAGGTCACCGCGCAGATGGTCGCCAACTTCCTCGCGGGGGGCGCCGCGGTCAACGCGCTGGCCAGGGTCGCCGACGCCACCGTGCGGGTGGTCGACATCGCGGTGGACGCCGACACCGACCCGGCGGTGTCCGGCCACAAGGTCCGCCGCTCCAGCGGCCGCATCGACCGCGAGGACGCGCTCTCCGGCGAGGAGGTCGAGGCCGCGCTCGCCGCCGGTCGCGCCATCGCCGACGAGGAGATCGACGCGGGGGCCGACCTGCTGATCGCCGGGGACATGGGCATCGGCAACACCACGCCCGCGACCGTGCTGATCGCGACGCTCACCGACACCGAACCGGTCGCCGCCGTCGGCCGCGGCACCGGTGTCGACGACGCCGGGTGGATCCGCAAGGTGGCCGCCATCCGCGACGCGATGCGCCGGGCCCGGCCGGTGCACAAGGATCCCGTCGACCTGCTGCGCGTGGCCGCGAGCGCCGACATCGCGGCCACCGCCGGTTTCCTGGCCCAGGCCGCCGTGCGTCGCACTCCCGTCCTGCTCGACGGCGTGGTCGTCACCGCCGCCGCGCTGGTCGCCGAGGATCTGGCGGCCGGGGCGAGCGCCTGGTGGCTGGCCGGGCACCGCTCCACCGAGCCCGCCCACGCGCTCGCGCTGCGGCAGCTGCGGCTGGATCCGCTCATCGATATGGAGATGCGGTTGGGCGAGGGGTCCGGCGCGCTCACCGCGCTGCCGATCCTGCGCGCGGCCGTCGCCGCCCTGGCGGAGATGGCCACCTTCGACGAGGCGGGCGTCAGCACCGCCGCACCCACCGCGGCGGAATCCGCGCTGAACCTGCGCAAATGA
- a CDS encoding adenosylcobinamide-GDP ribazoletransferase: MTAPGRRVSWPDGLRLAFSWLTVLPVRGPEEVDRAGAARAIALAPVVGVVLGAAAAGLTWSLVAAGLSTGLAALLTVGALAVATRGMHLDGLADTADGLGSYGPPERARQIMKGGDVGPFGVAAIAFAVGVPALAFGTAAAEGRWLAIGLAVALGRVVVVLACRRAPAAPGTGFGSLVAATQHPATGVVWTVLAAVCAVFAVPGRAWLGPLVVLVAVAAALLLVRHCVRRFEGLSGDVLGAAIETTVAVAAVGFSMVTH, translated from the coding sequence ATGACCGCGCCGGGGCGGCGGGTGTCCTGGCCGGACGGGCTGCGGCTGGCGTTCTCCTGGCTGACCGTGCTACCCGTCCGCGGACCCGAGGAGGTCGACCGGGCCGGTGCCGCCCGGGCGATCGCGCTGGCCCCGGTGGTGGGTGTCGTGCTCGGCGCCGCGGCGGCCGGGCTCACCTGGTCGCTCGTCGCGGCGGGACTGAGCACAGGGCTCGCGGCCCTGCTCACCGTCGGCGCTCTCGCGGTGGCCACGCGCGGCATGCACCTGGACGGACTGGCCGACACCGCCGACGGCCTCGGCAGCTACGGGCCGCCGGAGCGAGCCAGGCAGATCATGAAGGGCGGCGACGTCGGGCCGTTCGGCGTCGCGGCGATCGCGTTCGCCGTCGGAGTGCCCGCACTGGCCTTCGGGACGGCCGCCGCCGAGGGGCGCTGGCTCGCGATCGGGCTCGCGGTGGCGCTCGGGCGGGTCGTCGTCGTGCTCGCCTGCCGCCGCGCCCCCGCCGCGCCCGGCACCGGCTTCGGCAGTCTCGTGGCGGCCACCCAGCATCCGGCGACCGGGGTGGTGTGGACCGTGCTCGCCGCGGTGTGCGCGGTGTTCGCCGTGCCGGGGCGGGCGTGGCTCGGGCCGCTGGTCGTGCTGGTCGCCGTCGCGGCGGCGCTCCTGCTGGTCCGGCACTGTGTGCGGCGCTTCGAGGGCCTGTCCGGTGACGTGCTCGGCGCCGCGATCGAGACCACGGTCGCCGTCGCGGCCGTCGGCTTCTCGATGGTTACGCACTGA
- a CDS encoding MBL fold metallo-hydrolase, which produces MSSDRLYFRQLLSGRDFAVGDPIATQMRNFAYLIGDRETGDCVVVDPAYAAGDLVDIAEADGLRLTGVLATHHHPDHVGGTMLGFTLRGVAELLEKTSVPVHVNTHELSWVADVTGIAPSELTGHEHGDTIAVGAMTIELLHTPGHTPGSQCFLFEDRLIAGDTLFVDGCGRTDFPGGDSDEMFRSLRYLAGLSGDPVVYPGHWYSEEPSAALSTVRDNNYVMRPQTLEQWHMLMPG; this is translated from the coding sequence ATGTCTTCCGACCGTCTCTACTTCCGGCAGCTGCTGTCCGGGCGCGATTTCGCCGTCGGCGACCCGATCGCGACGCAGATGCGAAACTTCGCCTACCTGATCGGTGATCGGGAGACCGGTGATTGCGTGGTGGTCGATCCGGCCTACGCGGCCGGCGATCTGGTCGACATCGCCGAGGCGGACGGCCTGCGGCTGACCGGCGTGCTCGCCACCCACCACCATCCCGACCACGTCGGCGGCACCATGCTCGGCTTCACCCTGCGCGGCGTGGCCGAACTGCTGGAGAAGACCAGCGTGCCCGTGCACGTGAACACCCATGAGCTTTCCTGGGTCGCCGACGTGACCGGTATCGCGCCCAGCGAACTCACCGGCCACGAGCACGGCGACACCATCGCCGTCGGCGCGATGACCATCGAGCTGCTGCACACCCCCGGCCACACGCCGGGCAGTCAGTGCTTCCTGTTCGAGGACCGGCTCATCGCCGGGGACACGCTGTTCGTGGACGGCTGCGGCCGCACCGACTTCCCGGGCGGCGACTCCGACGAGATGTTCCGCAGCCTGCGCTACCTGGCCGGGCTGAGCGGCGACCCGGTGGTCTACCCGGGGCACTGGTACTCCGAGGAACCCAGCGCCGCGCTGTCGACCGTGCGCGACAACAACTACGTCATGCGCCCGCAGACGCTCGAACAGTGGCACATGCTGATGCCGGGCTGA
- a CDS encoding branched-chain amino acid aminotransferase, which translates to MTVAAQFARIPHPAPLPAQRVAEILAAPGFGRYFTDHMVSIEYTEAQGWSNAKVEPYGPLQMDPATMVFHYGQAIFEGLKAYRQADGGVATFRIDANAARFRRSARRMAMAELPDELFVESVRQLLEVDERWVPAAGGEESLYLRPFMFATEAGLGVKPASAYTYLLLASPAGAYFPRGVKPVRVWLSTEYVRAAPGGTGEAKVAGNYAASLLAQAQAAEQGCDQVVWLDACERRYVEEMGTNNLFFVYGSGSQARLVTPELSGSLLPGITRDSLLTLAADSGYPVEERKISVAEWRAGAQSGEITEVFACGTAAVITPVGWVRSAEGEFTIGGGEPGEVTMALRETLTGIQRGTFADIHGWMRRL; encoded by the coding sequence ATGACCGTTGCCGCACAGTTCGCCCGAATTCCCCATCCCGCGCCGCTCCCGGCGCAGCGGGTAGCGGAGATTCTGGCGGCACCCGGCTTCGGGCGGTACTTCACCGATCACATGGTCTCCATCGAGTACACCGAGGCGCAGGGCTGGAGCAACGCCAAGGTCGAGCCCTACGGCCCGCTGCAGATGGATCCGGCCACCATGGTGTTCCACTACGGTCAGGCGATCTTCGAGGGGCTCAAGGCCTACCGGCAGGCCGACGGCGGTGTCGCCACCTTCCGCATCGACGCCAACGCCGCCCGCTTCCGCCGCTCCGCGCGCCGGATGGCGATGGCCGAACTCCCCGACGAGCTGTTCGTCGAGTCGGTGCGCCAGCTGCTCGAGGTGGACGAGCGCTGGGTGCCCGCCGCGGGCGGTGAGGAGTCGCTGTACCTGCGGCCGTTCATGTTCGCCACCGAGGCGGGCCTGGGCGTGAAGCCCGCGTCGGCGTACACCTACCTGCTGCTCGCCTCGCCTGCCGGTGCGTACTTCCCGCGCGGGGTGAAGCCGGTGCGCGTGTGGCTGTCGACGGAGTATGTGCGCGCCGCCCCGGGCGGTACCGGCGAGGCGAAGGTGGCGGGCAACTACGCGGCGTCGCTGCTGGCCCAGGCGCAGGCCGCCGAGCAGGGCTGCGACCAGGTGGTGTGGCTGGACGCGTGCGAGCGCCGCTACGTCGAGGAGATGGGCACCAACAACCTGTTCTTCGTCTACGGCTCCGGTTCGCAGGCGCGGCTGGTGACCCCGGAGCTGTCCGGTTCGCTGCTGCCCGGCATCACCCGCGACTCGCTGCTCACCCTGGCCGCCGACTCCGGCTACCCGGTGGAGGAGCGCAAGATCTCGGTGGCGGAGTGGCGCGCGGGGGCGCAGTCGGGCGAGATCACCGAGGTCTTCGCCTGCGGCACCGCCGCGGTGATCACCCCGGTGGGCTGGGTGCGTTCGGCCGAGGGCGAATTCACCATCGGTGGCGGCGAGCCCGGCGAGGTGACGATGGCGCTGCGGGAAACCCTCACCGGTATCCAGCGCGGCACCTTCGCCGACATCCACGGCTGGATGCGGCGGCTCTGA